One part of the Haliotis asinina isolate JCU_RB_2024 chromosome 2, JCU_Hal_asi_v2, whole genome shotgun sequence genome encodes these proteins:
- the LOC137273518 gene encoding oligosaccharyltransferase complex subunit ostc-like, whose amino-acid sequence MEAVYSLPYTVLQCPNIKLKKPSWFKQPSAMMVFALVLLSYFLVTGGIIYDVIVEPPSIGSTTDDRGNTKPVAFMPYRINGQYIMEGLASSFLFTLGGLGFVILDQTNKPSMPRLNRVLLLSVGFIAILISFFMCRVFMRIKVPGYLMS is encoded by the exons ATGGAGGCCGTTTACAGTTTACCGTACACTGTTTTGCAGTGCCCAAATATCAAATTGAAGAAACCGTCGTGGTTCAAACAGCCTAGCGCAATGATGGTGTTTGCATTAGTTCTTCTTTCGTATTTCCTTGTCACAGGAG GAATCATATATGATGTTATCGTTGAGCCTCCAAGTATAGGATCTACAACAGATGACAGGGGAAATACAAAACCC GTTGCCTTCATGCCATACAGAATCAACGGACAGTACATTATGGAAGGTTTAGCCTCCAGCTTCCTGTTTACTCTTGGTGGTCTGGGCTTTGTAATTCTTGACCAGACAAACAAGCCGTCCATGCCGCGGCTGAACCGAGTCCTGCTGCTCAGTGTTGGCTTTATTGCCATTCTCATCTCTTTCTTCATGTGCCGTGTGTTCATGAGGATCAAAGTTCC TGGCTACTTGATGTCCTAG